A genomic window from Bacillota bacterium includes:
- a CDS encoding DUF1232 domain-containing protein, with amino-acid sequence MKTYHYDPKEDKFVNDGEKLAKELIMLLPNFLKLLYRLINDERVPSQNKIILGVVIAYVLSPIDIIPDFIPLLGQLDDLLAVALVLKGMFDAAGKEVVLEHWDGPEGLIEIINSILNVAARVLPKKAYERVYKRF; translated from the coding sequence ATGAAAACATACCATTATGATCCCAAAGAAGACAAGTTCGTTAATGATGGCGAGAAACTGGCAAAAGAATTAATAATGCTGCTACCGAATTTTCTAAAACTGCTTTACCGTCTTATTAATGATGAACGTGTACCTTCCCAAAACAAAATTATTTTGGGCGTCGTCATAGCATATGTTCTGTCTCCCATAGACATTATTCCTGATTTCATCCCCTTGTTGGGTCAGCTGGATGATCTGTTGGCTGTGGCTCTTGTTCTAAAAGGGATGTTTGATGCGGCGGGTAAAGAGGTAGTGCTTGAGCACTGGGATGGACCGGAAGGCCTAATCGAAATAATTAATTCCATTTTGAACGTGGCCGCCCGGGTGCTGCCTAAAAAGGCGTATGAGCGGGTATATAAAAGATTTTAG
- a CDS encoding copper amine oxidase N-terminal domain-containing protein translates to MKSFLTTCVVALAFLFAQPAAATTESHSIMLAVDSKLASVNGDVQLLENAPFTSNGNTLVPLRFVSTAFLADIDWNQSTKTARISRGDLKIKITADKLSASVNDYSVKLDTAAQLKGAQIFVPLRFVSYILGAKTEWNAKARTIDITVQNYKHQQAGFSFLCPTNLKMENENETAARFTGSQSRALVVEKTAQPSFSVNEMKSRFPKAKLLMQSEQELWIKKGNLIMLYRLLSKGKDYFIITYGIGADQLNSAGKSEFELVVSTLQNDG, encoded by the coding sequence ATGAAGAGTTTTTTAACCACCTGTGTGGTAGCACTGGCATTTTTATTTGCACAGCCCGCAGCAGCTACCACAGAGAGCCACTCAATTATGCTGGCGGTTGACAGTAAATTAGCTTCGGTTAATGGTGACGTACAGTTGCTTGAAAATGCCCCATTCACATCTAACGGCAACACATTGGTTCCACTTCGGTTTGTAAGCACGGCCTTTTTAGCCGATATCGATTGGAATCAGAGTACAAAGACAGCCCGCATTAGCCGCGGCGACTTGAAAATTAAAATTACTGCCGATAAATTAAGTGCATCAGTTAACGACTACAGCGTTAAATTAGACACTGCAGCACAACTAAAAGGCGCACAAATATTTGTGCCCTTAAGGTTTGTTAGCTACATTCTAGGCGCAAAAACAGAGTGGAACGCTAAAGCCCGAACCATAGATATTACCGTACAAAATTATAAACATCAACAGGCCGGTTTCAGCTTTTTGTGTCCCACAAATTTAAAAATGGAAAATGAAAATGAGACAGCCGCACGTTTTACCGGCTCCCAAAGTAGGGCATTAGTTGTTGAGAAAACCGCTCAGCCTAGCTTTAGCGTAAACGAAATGAAGAGCAGATTCCCTAAGGCTAAGCTTTTGATGCAGTCCGAACAAGAGCTGTGGATAAAAAAGGGCAACCTAATTATGCTATACAGGTTACTGTCTAAGGGCAAAGACTACTTTATTATCACTTACGGCATAGGAGCGGATCAGTTGAACTCTGCGGGTAAAAGCGAATTTGAATTAGTAGTCAGCACGCTACAAAACGATGGGTAA
- a CDS encoding phosphate ABC transporter ATP-binding protein has translation MKSDQALLQVKSLSHKFNNQEVLNIESLNFKSGKVYGIIGPSGAGKSTLLRILNLLTPPTQGKVFFHDHDIYRLQPQQRIEVQRKMAMVFQKPVLFKDTVKENVAYGLKIRGSDSKEIEDKANEALDRVGLKHLADRSAISLSGGESQRVALARAIVLDIEVLLLDEPTANLDPGNITIIEQLIRRLNQEKRTTVIMVTHNIFQAQRIADDIIFINEGELIEKASAEHIFSAPQDKRTWQFINGEMIY, from the coding sequence ATGAAAAGTGACCAAGCCCTTTTGCAAGTTAAATCTTTAAGCCATAAGTTTAATAATCAAGAAGTACTTAACATTGAAAGCCTTAACTTTAAATCCGGAAAAGTTTACGGTATTATAGGCCCGAGTGGAGCAGGAAAAAGCACTTTGCTGCGCATACTTAACCTTTTAACACCTCCTACACAGGGCAAAGTTTTTTTTCATGACCATGATATTTACCGCCTTCAACCCCAACAGAGGATTGAGGTACAGCGCAAAATGGCTATGGTTTTTCAAAAACCGGTTTTATTTAAGGATACGGTAAAGGAAAATGTGGCTTACGGTCTAAAGATCAGGGGATCAGATTCGAAAGAAATCGAGGATAAAGCAAACGAAGCCCTGGACCGGGTAGGTTTAAAGCATTTAGCCGATCGTAGTGCAATTTCTCTTTCGGGAGGAGAAAGCCAACGTGTAGCTCTGGCCAGGGCAATAGTGCTGGACATCGAAGTGCTACTATTGGACGAACCTACGGCTAATCTAGATCCCGGCAATATTACCATCATCGAACAGTTAATCAGGCGTCTTAACCAGGAAAAGAGAACCACTGTAATTATGGTTACACACAACATTTTTCAGGCCCAGCGTATAGCAGATGACATAATTTTCATTAATGAAGGAGAGCTTATAGAAAAAGCATCTGCTGAGCACATCTTTTCCGCCCCCCAAGACAAACGAACATGGCAGTTTATAAACGGTGAAATGATTTACTGA
- a CDS encoding ABC transporter permease subunit, whose product MTLLEGILEAAKLVITLDPAMMQIIFLSLQVSTSAVIIASLLGIPYGAYLGLRTVAKVRWQTRITYTFMGFPPVVAGLVVYLLLSSSGPFGVLDLIFSPAAMISVQALLALPIITGLSMVGIRERDNEFRDTAISLGANPMQVAVTVVKEARYAIMGAVVAGFGRIIAEVGAVMMVGGNIEGHTRVMTTAIVLETRKGNFELAIGLGLVLMAIAFFINSLLYKIQNGGSSYEK is encoded by the coding sequence ATGACACTCTTAGAGGGTATCCTTGAGGCCGCCAAACTAGTAATTACATTAGACCCGGCCATGATGCAAATTATATTTTTATCCCTGCAAGTTTCAACTTCTGCCGTCATTATAGCGTCCCTGCTGGGTATCCCTTATGGAGCATACCTGGGGCTGAGAACAGTGGCCAAAGTAAGGTGGCAAACAAGAATTACCTATACCTTTATGGGATTCCCCCCAGTGGTAGCAGGATTGGTAGTCTATCTTTTACTTTCATCCAGCGGTCCTTTTGGGGTCCTCGATCTTATTTTCTCACCTGCAGCTATGATATCTGTACAGGCCCTTCTGGCACTTCCTATTATTACGGGCCTGTCCATGGTCGGAATCCGGGAAAGGGACAACGAGTTCAGGGATACAGCCATTTCCCTGGGTGCAAACCCAATGCAAGTGGCGGTAACGGTAGTCAAAGAAGCAAGATACGCCATCATGGGAGCAGTAGTTGCTGGATTTGGTCGGATCATTGCGGAAGTTGGAGCAGTAATGATGGTGGGTGGGAATATTGAAGGACATACAAGAGTGATGACAACTGCCATTGTACTGGAAACCCGTAAAGGCAATTTTGAATTAGCTATTGGTTTGGGTTTAGTACTGATGGCTATAGCTTTTTTTATTAACTCACTTCTGTATAAAATTCAAAACGGGGGATCCTCCTATGAAAAGTGA
- a CDS encoding HD domain-containing protein, whose product MSHQKPMHLYKLLNSLSLAMDFSKSGLMNHHQRVCLLSLKIAETMGIPEESKQRLFCSAIIHDAGTSTWQEKARLEIFEIDNPWEHCQRGFHLIKRMNSLAPAARIILSHHDRWEGNNPSGLVGSDIPLESRIIHLADRVDILAGNTTTILNDRHHIMEQIQKNSKTIFDPDIVEAFTDLGAKESLWLDLNPKFVGHNLETYMVGYQIHVSHLELQQISDLFARIIDGKSPFTYRHSRLVAEIATFLAEQMGFKKSACQDIKVAGLLHDLGKLTIPEEILEKPGKLNQYEFNIIKQHTYYTYRILNLIDGFNLINKWASFHHEKLNGTGYPFRLNEDNLCDGSRLMAVSDIYSALVENRPYRRGLGRQEILKILSKQVKEGAIDQTAVNVLEDHIDQVEKIADHLENLWLKTDTASLSVK is encoded by the coding sequence TTGAGCCATCAAAAACCGATGCACTTATATAAACTTTTAAATTCTCTCTCCCTTGCTATGGACTTTTCAAAGTCCGGGCTAATGAACCATCATCAAAGGGTTTGCTTACTGTCATTAAAAATTGCCGAAACTATGGGTATCCCGGAGGAGTCAAAACAGCGCCTTTTTTGCAGTGCAATTATTCATGATGCCGGCACCAGCACCTGGCAGGAAAAAGCCCGCCTTGAAATCTTTGAAATTGACAACCCTTGGGAACACTGCCAAAGAGGATTCCACCTAATCAAACGAATGAACAGCCTCGCCCCCGCTGCCCGTATTATATTATCGCATCATGACCGCTGGGAAGGTAACAACCCCTCAGGTCTTGTCGGAAGCGATATTCCATTAGAAAGCCGCATAATTCACCTTGCTGACAGAGTAGACATCCTGGCAGGGAATACAACAACCATATTGAATGACAGGCACCATATCATGGAACAGATACAAAAAAACTCTAAAACTATCTTTGATCCTGACATCGTTGAGGCGTTCACAGATTTAGGCGCCAAGGAAAGTCTCTGGCTAGATTTAAACCCCAAATTTGTCGGACACAATTTGGAAACATACATGGTTGGGTATCAAATACATGTTTCCCACCTCGAATTACAGCAAATTAGCGATTTGTTCGCCCGGATTATTGACGGTAAGAGCCCGTTTACTTACCGGCATTCAAGATTAGTCGCCGAAATAGCTACTTTTTTAGCCGAACAAATGGGGTTTAAAAAAAGCGCATGCCAAGATATTAAAGTGGCGGGACTCTTACATGACCTTGGCAAATTAACAATTCCCGAAGAAATATTGGAAAAGCCGGGAAAGCTAAATCAATATGAGTTTAACATAATTAAACAGCATACTTACTATACATATCGAATCCTTAACTTAATAGACGGGTTTAATTTAATAAATAAATGGGCTTCTTTTCATCATGAAAAGCTAAACGGGACGGGCTATCCTTTTCGCCTAAATGAAGATAATCTTTGTGATGGATCACGACTAATGGCAGTGAGCGATATTTATAGTGCACTGGTGGAAAACAGGCCTTACCGCCGGGGATTGGGTAGGCAAGAAATACTTAAGATCCTGAGCAAACAAGTTAAGGAAGGAGCAATAGATCAAACAGCTGTTAATGTTCTAGAAGACCACATAGACCAGGTCGAAAAGATTGCAGATCATTTGGAAAACCTATGGCTAAAAACTGATACTGCATCTTTGTCGGTTAAATGA